From the genome of Thermoanaerobacterium sp. PSU-2, one region includes:
- the yihA gene encoding ribosome biogenesis GTP-binding protein YihA/YsxC: MKVKSIELKISAYNKTQYPNDGLKQIAVIGRSNVGKSSFINAIVNRNNFARVSQKPGKTQGINFYLVNNSFYLVDLPGYGYAEVSKEMKKQWSKNIETYLNTSACLVGAIMLVDIRHKPTDDDVLMVNYLKNRNINFQVVATKSDKLKRYEMQMSLKVISDTLSVDKEKIIPFSSLKKTGVDDVYTYLDSIVEANGTIIE, from the coding sequence ATGAAGGTAAAGTCTATCGAACTTAAGATTTCAGCATACAACAAGACACAGTATCCGAATGATGGACTTAAGCAAATTGCAGTAATAGGTAGGTCCAACGTAGGAAAGTCGTCTTTTATAAATGCAATAGTAAACAGAAACAATTTTGCAAGGGTAAGCCAGAAACCTGGAAAGACACAAGGTATTAATTTCTATCTTGTGAACAATTCTTTCTACTTAGTTGATCTTCCGGGTTATGGCTATGCAGAAGTATCGAAAGAGATGAAAAAACAGTGGTCTAAAAATATTGAAACCTACTTAAACACATCAGCATGTTTGGTAGGTGCTATAATGTTGGTTGATATAAGGCATAAACCTACAGACGACGATGTTTTAATGGTTAACTACTTAAAAAATAGAAATATAAATTTTCAAGTAGTTGCTACAAAGTCAGACAAGTTGAAAAGATATGAGATGCAGATGTCTTTGAAAGTCATATCTGATACGCTTTCGGTTGATAAGGAGAAGATCATACCATTTTCTTCACTAAAAAAGACAGGTGTAGATGATGTCTACACCTACTTAGATTCAATTGTTGAAGCCAATGGAACGATAATTGAGTAA
- a CDS encoding F0F1 ATP synthase subunit epsilon, with translation MDNKYHLEVLTPYRKFYDGDVEEIIVTTSAGEVGVQKGHIPMTVALGIGTLKIKNDNEWKEASISNGFMEVKQDNVVILANAAEWPEEIDIKRAEAAKERAEERLRQKKSQKEYLLAKAALRRALVRMTIAKKYKNI, from the coding sequence ATGGACAATAAGTATCACCTCGAAGTATTGACTCCATATCGCAAATTTTACGATGGCGATGTGGAGGAAATCATTGTTACTACAAGTGCTGGTGAAGTAGGAGTTCAAAAAGGCCACATTCCGATGACTGTCGCATTAGGAATTGGCACGCTTAAAATAAAAAACGACAACGAATGGAAAGAAGCCAGCATTTCAAATGGCTTTATGGAAGTAAAGCAGGACAATGTCGTAATACTGGCTAATGCTGCAGAATGGCCTGAGGAGATAGACATAAAAAGGGCTGAAGCAGCTAAAGAGAGAGCCGAAGAAAGGCTAAGGCAAAAGAAGAGTCAGAAAGAGTATCTTCTCGCTAAAGCAGCATTGAGGCGTGCTTTAGTGAGAATGACAATTGCAAAAAAATACAAAAATATATAA
- the atpD gene encoding F0F1 ATP synthase subunit beta: MNKGYITQVIGPVVDIRFDEELPPINNAIRIPFKGDEIIVEVSQHTGDNTVRCVAMSSTDGLKRGMECFDTGGPISVPVGEGTLGRMFNVLGKTMDELGEVKADKYMPIHRDAPSFEEQSPVTEILETGIKVIDLLTPYAKGGKIGLFGGAGVGKTVLIEELIRNIATEHGGYSIFTGVGERTREGNDLWHEMKESGVIDKTAFVFGQMNEPPGARMRVALTGLTMAEYFRDEKHQDVLLFIDNIFRFVQAGSEVSALLGRMPSAVGYQPTLATELGALQERITSTRSGSITSVQAVYVPADDLTDPAPATTFTHLDATTVLSRSIVEMGIYPAVDPLDSTSRILEPNIVGEEHYTVARRVQEILQKYKELQDIIAILGMDELSDEDKLTVYRARKIQRFLSQPFFVAETFTGIPGKYVPLKETIEGFKKIVNGEMDDIPEAAFFMVGNIDEVYKKAEEMK, translated from the coding sequence ATGAATAAGGGTTATATAACACAGGTAATAGGACCGGTTGTTGATATACGTTTCGACGAAGAATTGCCGCCAATCAACAATGCCATAAGAATCCCATTTAAAGGTGATGAGATAATTGTAGAAGTATCTCAGCATACAGGCGATAACACCGTAAGGTGTGTTGCAATGTCATCTACAGATGGACTAAAGAGAGGGATGGAATGTTTTGATACAGGCGGGCCAATTTCCGTACCGGTAGGCGAAGGAACGCTTGGCAGGATGTTTAATGTGTTAGGCAAGACGATGGACGAACTTGGCGAAGTAAAAGCAGACAAGTACATGCCTATACACAGAGATGCCCCCAGCTTTGAAGAGCAAAGTCCAGTGACAGAAATCTTGGAGACCGGCATAAAAGTCATAGATCTCCTTACACCTTATGCAAAAGGCGGTAAGATAGGCTTGTTTGGCGGTGCTGGTGTTGGCAAGACGGTTTTAATCGAAGAGCTCATAAGAAATATAGCGACGGAGCATGGCGGATATTCCATTTTTACAGGTGTCGGTGAAAGAACACGTGAAGGCAATGATTTGTGGCATGAAATGAAGGAATCTGGCGTCATTGACAAGACTGCATTTGTCTTTGGACAGATGAATGAGCCACCAGGAGCCAGAATGAGAGTCGCTCTTACAGGTCTTACAATGGCTGAATACTTTAGGGATGAAAAGCATCAGGATGTGCTTTTGTTCATCGACAATATTTTCAGGTTTGTTCAAGCAGGTTCAGAAGTATCCGCACTTCTTGGCAGAATGCCGTCTGCAGTTGGTTATCAGCCTACACTTGCAACAGAGTTGGGCGCACTTCAAGAGAGGATAACTTCCACGAGAAGCGGATCAATAACATCTGTACAGGCTGTTTATGTGCCTGCAGACGATTTGACAGACCCTGCACCTGCGACTACATTTACTCATCTCGATGCGACTACGGTTTTGTCGAGAAGCATCGTTGAGATGGGCATATATCCAGCCGTTGATCCATTAGATTCCACGTCAAGAATATTAGAGCCAAATATAGTTGGTGAAGAACATTACACTGTTGCAAGGCGTGTTCAGGAAATACTCCAGAAGTACAAAGAGCTTCAAGATATAATAGCAATACTTGGCATGGATGAATTGTCAGATGAAGACAAGCTTACAGTGTACAGAGCAAGGAAGATACAGAGATTTTTGTCACAGCCTTTCTTCGTTGCCGAGACATTTACAGGCATACCAGGTAAATATGTACCATTGAAGGAGACAATAGAAGGATTTAAGAAGATCGTCAACGGTGAAATGGACGACATACCTGAAGCAGCATTTTTCATGGTAGGAAACATTGACGAAGTGTACAAAAAGGCCGAAGAAATGAAGTGA
- the atpF gene encoding F0F1 ATP synthase subunit B has protein sequence MSLINPYTFIFTIINLVVLYLILRKFLFKPVTQFMEERSQRIKNSLDEADRKVHEANELKAQYEEILKKADDEGKAIIDRAEKYAKEKAEKIIEEANIEAKAIIERAKEEAETEKIKAMHDLRVSLSHLIIEAASKAIGNINIDDDKIINEVVKEAGASWNK, from the coding sequence TTGAGCCTTATAAATCCGTATACTTTTATTTTCACCATCATAAATCTTGTCGTCTTGTACTTGATATTGAGAAAGTTTTTGTTTAAACCAGTTACACAATTCATGGAAGAAAGGTCACAGAGGATAAAGAATTCTCTGGACGAAGCAGATAGAAAGGTTCATGAAGCTAATGAATTAAAAGCACAATACGAAGAAATATTAAAAAAAGCAGATGATGAAGGAAAGGCCATCATCGACAGAGCAGAAAAGTATGCAAAAGAAAAGGCAGAAAAGATTATAGAAGAGGCTAACATAGAAGCAAAAGCCATAATAGAAAGGGCAAAAGAAGAAGCTGAAACTGAGAAGATAAAAGCTATGCACGATCTTAGGGTTAGCTTGTCGCACCTTATAATAGAAGCTGCATCAAAGGCTATTGGTAATATCAACATCGATGATGATAAGATCATCAACGAGGTGGTTAAGGAGGCAGGTGCATCTTGGAACAAGTAA
- a CDS encoding F0F1 ATP synthase subunit A has protein sequence MEIGQSVVFTIPILGGIPVTTTVVVTWIIMAILTIASLIVTRGWNQVPTGVQNFVETIIDALNSFTKDALGEHWASFAPYLGTVALYLILANTIDLFGLTPPTKDLSATSALAIMSIIVVIIASIKAKGLKGYAKSFFEPMPFFFPMKILDMFTRPLSLAARLFGNIIAAFIIMGLISKVVPIVVPAIFSIYFDLFDGALQMVVFVFLTMLYIEEAVE, from the coding sequence GTGGAAATAGGACAATCGGTAGTGTTTACGATCCCCATACTTGGAGGCATACCTGTTACAACTACAGTCGTAGTTACGTGGATAATAATGGCCATATTGACGATAGCTTCTCTCATCGTCACAAGAGGTTGGAATCAAGTTCCTACTGGCGTGCAGAATTTTGTCGAGACCATCATAGATGCATTAAACTCTTTCACAAAAGATGCATTAGGAGAGCACTGGGCATCATTTGCGCCGTACTTAGGGACTGTTGCCTTGTATCTGATACTTGCAAACACTATCGATTTATTTGGTTTGACACCTCCTACGAAAGACTTAAGCGCAACCTCAGCTTTGGCAATCATGTCTATCATAGTCGTCATAATCGCGTCGATTAAGGCCAAAGGATTGAAAGGCTATGCAAAATCATTTTTTGAACCGATGCCATTCTTTTTCCCTATGAAAATTCTTGATATGTTTACAAGACCACTGTCACTTGCAGCCAGGTTATTTGGCAACATCATAGCAGCTTTTATAATCATGGGCTTAATAAGCAAAGTAGTACCAATAGTCGTACCAGCCATATTCAGCATATACTTTGACTTATTCGATGGTGCATTGCAGATGGTGGTGTTTGTATTTTTGACGATGCTTTATATTGAAGAAGCAGTTGAATAG
- the atpG gene encoding ATP synthase F1 subunit gamma: MGKRDIQLRIKSVKETRKITRAMNLISAAKFRKAKAMLDNVRPYYEKIQSTMEDILIHSGEATSHYFERQHEAKGTRKKAVIVITGDKGLCGGYNHNVIKKAEEVIDGDTQNLMVIGEVGRSYFLEKGYNVDVEFLYTAQNPTTSAAGEISDLLVDIYDRGIIDDIYAVYTEMAGLRQIVKTVKILPLDIKNFNSDKDVKILSDMIYDPSPTKVFNLLVPEYIKGLVYSFLVNAFASEHFSRMVAMDGATSNADKMIAKYTLEYNRLRQASITQELSEIIGGSSV; this comes from the coding sequence ATGGGAAAGCGAGACATTCAGCTTAGGATAAAAAGTGTAAAAGAGACCCGCAAAATAACAAGAGCTATGAATCTCATATCAGCCGCAAAGTTTAGAAAAGCAAAAGCAATGCTGGACAATGTAAGACCGTACTATGAAAAGATACAATCAACTATGGAAGATATACTCATTCATAGCGGTGAAGCAACTTCACATTATTTTGAAAGACAGCATGAAGCAAAAGGAACAAGGAAAAAGGCAGTCATCGTCATAACTGGTGACAAAGGCTTATGCGGTGGATACAATCACAATGTCATAAAAAAAGCAGAAGAAGTCATAGATGGTGATACGCAAAATTTAATGGTAATTGGTGAAGTGGGTCGCAGTTATTTTCTTGAGAAAGGCTACAATGTGGATGTGGAATTTTTATACACAGCTCAAAATCCTACCACATCAGCAGCAGGTGAAATATCTGATTTATTAGTTGATATATACGACAGAGGAATAATAGACGATATTTACGCTGTTTACACTGAGATGGCGGGATTAAGGCAGATTGTAAAAACGGTAAAAATCTTGCCTTTAGATATAAAGAATTTTAACAGCGATAAAGATGTCAAAATTTTAAGCGATATGATATACGATCCATCGCCTACAAAAGTTTTTAACCTTTTGGTTCCTGAGTACATCAAAGGCTTGGTGTACAGCTTTTTGGTAAATGCTTTTGCATCTGAACATTTTTCACGGATGGTTGCGATGGATGGAGCTACATCAAATGCTGACAAGATGATTGCGAAGTACACATTAGAGTACAATAGATTGAGGCAGGCTTCTATAACGCAGGAGCTTTCGGAGATAATCGGAGGTTCATCCGTTTAA
- the atpE gene encoding ATP synthase F0 subunit C, protein MNLLAIGAGIAAISGIGAGIGIGIATGKAVEAVSRQPESRGSVMQFLLLGGALSEATAIYGLLVAFLIIFFMKP, encoded by the coding sequence ATGAATTTATTGGCTATAGGAGCAGGAATAGCTGCGATTTCAGGTATTGGTGCAGGAATAGGTATAGGTATTGCTACAGGAAAGGCGGTTGAAGCTGTATCAAGACAGCCAGAATCAAGAGGCAGTGTAATGCAGTTTTTACTCCTTGGAGGTGCTTTGTCTGAAGCAACAGCTATTTATGGTCTTTTAGTTGCCTTTTTGATAATATTCTTCATGAAACCATAA
- a CDS encoding YcdB/YcdC domain-containing protein, translated as MKKLIAFVFAFIILTGIFNVYAAENSPVISKEEAISIVKEKLGGIKYDSENIQYREFTNKDSVWILSYTKNDVFENTTVTVDAKTGEIIRYNFITDFKGNKNIKRSDAKKIAEEFLDRVNPKNLGKYKYDANYKNDSYNEYSFKWKREENGIVFLYDTINVSVDKKTGLVTHYTYDWTDGDLPTLKNVIDINEATKLFKEYLKPRLVYMVIYSRNKGDVKLVYVSPSPQYMINAYTGDIIDINGNAVKLSAPSNADIKMDMEIVLSKVSVDKEKALKIAAKYAGSDYELKDTAYMEKYGGLNLKVWTFSWNKLNGVGYLHVAVNADTGNVVDILKSTKSDFNSSISRETALNKAESFVRENFKEVLPYIDFGFNDANNMNSNIYGYHFVFPLKHYNIPFINNGITVDVDGDGNISAYTYKNYDIPYPKPVNIMKQDDVTTKYLKLCNFSLKYYKTANGIIPVYTVDDPVESSLIDAKSGEIIKPY; from the coding sequence ATGAAAAAATTAATAGCTTTTGTATTTGCATTCATAATTTTGACAGGAATATTTAATGTTTATGCAGCAGAAAATTCACCTGTTATTTCAAAAGAAGAAGCCATATCTATAGTGAAGGAAAAATTAGGAGGCATAAAGTACGACAGTGAGAATATTCAATACAGAGAATTTACAAATAAAGACTCTGTATGGATCTTAAGCTACACAAAGAACGACGTTTTTGAGAATACAACTGTCACTGTAGATGCTAAGACAGGTGAAATAATAAGGTACAATTTTATCACTGATTTTAAAGGCAACAAGAATATAAAGCGAAGCGATGCAAAAAAGATAGCAGAGGAATTTTTGGACAGAGTAAATCCTAAGAACTTGGGCAAATACAAGTATGATGCAAATTACAAAAACGACAGTTACAATGAATATAGCTTTAAATGGAAAAGAGAAGAAAATGGCATTGTGTTTCTGTACGATACAATAAATGTTTCTGTAGATAAAAAAACAGGTTTAGTCACTCATTACACATATGATTGGACAGATGGAGACTTGCCTACACTAAAAAACGTGATCGATATAAATGAGGCTACAAAGCTTTTTAAAGAATATCTAAAACCTAGATTGGTCTATATGGTAATTTACAGTAGAAATAAAGGCGATGTAAAACTTGTATATGTTTCACCATCGCCTCAATACATGATAAATGCTTATACAGGCGATATAATAGATATAAATGGAAACGCAGTAAAGCTAAGTGCTCCAAGCAATGCAGATATTAAAATGGATATGGAGATTGTATTAAGCAAAGTATCTGTAGACAAAGAGAAAGCCTTAAAAATAGCAGCAAAATATGCAGGAAGCGATTATGAATTAAAGGATACAGCTTACATGGAAAAATACGGTGGGCTTAATTTAAAAGTATGGACATTCTCATGGAACAAATTAAATGGAGTAGGATATTTGCACGTCGCTGTAAATGCAGATACGGGAAATGTAGTTGATATTTTAAAAAGCACTAAAAGCGATTTTAATTCATCAATTTCCCGGGAAACAGCTCTTAATAAAGCAGAATCATTTGTAAGAGAAAATTTCAAAGAAGTATTGCCGTATATTGATTTTGGATTTAATGATGCTAATAATATGAATAGCAATATCTATGGATACCACTTTGTCTTCCCACTAAAACATTACAACATACCTTTTATAAACAATGGCATAACAGTAGATGTTGATGGAGATGGAAACATATCTGCATATACTTACAAAAACTACGATATACCTTATCCAAAGCCTGTCAACATTATGAAACAAGATGATGTTACAACTAAATACCTGAAATTATGCAATTTTTCACTGAAATACTACAAAACTGCAAATGGCATAATACCGGTGTACACAGTGGACGATCCTGTTGAATCAAGCTTAATAGATGCAAAGTCGGGTGAAATAATAAAACCATATTAA
- the atpA gene encoding F0F1 ATP synthase subunit alpha, which yields MDIKPEEITSILEDKIKNFDFAIKTEDVGRVITAGDGIAKIYGLDEAIYGEMVEFESGVYGMVMNLEEDSVGVIVLGEPESIKEGTMVKRTGKVVEVPVGYGLLGRVVNPLGQPLDGKGPVKSDGTRPVEYPAPPIIKRKSVDTPLQTGILAIDAMIPIGRGQRELIIGDRQTGKTAIAVDTIINQKDKDVYCIYVAIGQKASTIAGLVNTLEKFGAMSYTTVVASTASDSAALQYLAPYAGCAMAEHFMYDKKDVLIVYDDLSKHAVAYRTISLLLRRPPGREAYPGDVFYLHSRLLERSAKLSDDMGGGSITALPIIETLAGDISAYIPTNVISITDGQIYLESELFYSGIRPAINVGLSVSRVGGAAQKKAMKKVSGRMRLELSQYRELEVFAQFGSDLDKSTLDLLRQGERIVEITKQPRYQPISMEDQVIMIYTVMNKYLMDVELQDVKKFIKDLLEFIDINHPDIKKTIRETGKLEDDTIEKLKAAIEEYKSKYASKGDA from the coding sequence ATGGATATAAAACCTGAAGAAATCACATCAATTCTTGAAGACAAAATAAAGAATTTTGATTTTGCCATTAAAACAGAAGATGTAGGACGCGTTATAACGGCCGGAGATGGTATAGCGAAAATATACGGTCTTGACGAAGCCATATACGGTGAAATGGTAGAGTTTGAGAGTGGCGTATACGGCATGGTTATGAACCTTGAAGAAGATAGCGTAGGCGTAATTGTCTTAGGGGAACCTGAGTCCATAAAAGAAGGCACAATGGTAAAAAGAACAGGAAAAGTTGTGGAAGTGCCTGTTGGATACGGCCTTTTAGGCAGAGTTGTAAATCCATTAGGACAGCCTTTGGATGGGAAAGGTCCTGTAAAAAGCGATGGTACAAGGCCTGTGGAGTATCCAGCGCCACCTATAATAAAGAGAAAGTCTGTCGATACGCCGTTGCAGACAGGCATCTTGGCAATTGATGCCATGATTCCTATAGGTAGAGGGCAGAGGGAACTTATAATAGGAGATAGACAGACAGGAAAGACTGCTATAGCAGTAGATACTATAATAAATCAAAAGGATAAAGATGTCTACTGTATATACGTCGCAATTGGTCAAAAAGCTTCCACTATTGCTGGACTTGTAAATACATTAGAAAAGTTTGGAGCTATGTCATACACCACAGTAGTGGCGTCAACTGCCAGTGATTCAGCAGCGCTTCAATATTTGGCACCATATGCAGGTTGTGCTATGGCAGAGCACTTTATGTATGACAAGAAAGACGTCCTTATAGTCTACGATGACCTTTCAAAACATGCTGTGGCATATAGGACGATTTCGCTTCTTTTGAGAAGACCACCAGGAAGAGAGGCATATCCTGGAGATGTATTCTACCTCCATTCAAGGCTTTTGGAGCGTTCGGCTAAGCTATCCGACGATATGGGTGGTGGCTCGATTACGGCATTGCCGATAATAGAAACCCTTGCAGGCGATATTTCAGCATACATCCCTACAAACGTCATATCAATAACAGATGGTCAGATTTATCTGGAGTCGGAGCTTTTCTATTCAGGTATAAGGCCTGCTATAAATGTGGGACTTTCAGTATCCCGCGTGGGTGGTGCTGCTCAGAAAAAAGCCATGAAAAAAGTATCTGGAAGAATGAGATTGGAATTGTCGCAGTACAGGGAGTTAGAGGTTTTTGCACAGTTCGGATCTGATCTTGATAAATCTACTCTTGATTTGCTAAGACAAGGTGAAAGAATTGTTGAGATAACAAAGCAGCCAAGGTATCAGCCTATTTCAATGGAAGATCAGGTTATAATGATATACACAGTAATGAATAAATACCTTATGGATGTAGAGCTTCAAGATGTTAAGAAGTTTATAAAAGACTTGTTGGAGTTTATTGACATAAATCATCCAGATATAAAGAAAACTATACGGGAGACAGGAAAATTAGAAGATGATACTATTGAAAAGTTGAAGGCGGCTATTGAGGAGTACAAGAGCAAATACGCATCGAAAGGTGATGCATAA
- the atpH gene encoding ATP synthase F1 subunit delta → MEQVIAKKYARALFNAAIENDSIEKYYSELKSISEMLKNRQIYKIITTRGIYIKQKMSLIDDILNGYDKEVINFIKLIISKHREHIFQEIFNEYEKLYLDYKGIINATLISAHPLDSKMLDDIKSRLESSFKKTVNLNPTVDESILGGLKILIGNKVIDGSIKGKLETMLKNLVSAS, encoded by the coding sequence TTGGAACAAGTAATAGCAAAAAAATATGCACGTGCTCTTTTTAACGCAGCCATAGAAAATGACAGCATAGAAAAATACTACAGTGAGCTTAAAAGCATATCTGAAATGTTAAAAAATAGACAAATATACAAAATTATTACAACGAGAGGCATCTACATCAAGCAAAAGATGAGCTTGATAGATGACATCTTAAATGGTTATGATAAAGAAGTCATAAATTTTATAAAGCTTATCATATCAAAACACAGGGAACACATCTTTCAGGAGATTTTTAATGAATATGAGAAATTGTATTTAGATTACAAAGGTATCATAAATGCCACATTAATTTCTGCACACCCGCTTGACTCAAAGATGCTTGACGATATTAAGAGCAGATTGGAGTCGAGTTTCAAAAAAACAGTCAATTTGAATCCTACAGTTGATGAGTCTATACTTGGTGGATTGAAGATTTTAATAGGTAATAAAGTCATTGATGGCTCTATAAAAGGAAAACTTGAAACTATGCTTAAAAATCTAGTAAGTGCAAGCTGA